In Pseudonocardia sp. DSM 110487, the sequence AGCGCGGGCGGGATGTCGGGGTTGCGGATCCGCGCGAGTGCCTCGGCCACGGTGGCGTCCGGGCGCAGGATGACCGGCTCCGGGGTCATGAGGCCGCCCGCGGTGTGTGGCGAGTAGCTCATCAGCCGCCGCACCGGCTCCGACTCCTCGGGCTCCATCAGGGCGAGCAGCGCGTCCGACTCGGCGTCGGGCAGCTCGTGCAGCAGGTCCGCGGCGTCGTCGGGTGCCATGGCCTCCAGGACGTCCGCCGCGCGCTCAGGGGACAGGTGCGCGAGCAGTGCGCGCTGGTCGGCCTCGGACAGCTCCTCGAAGACGTCGGCGAGCCGCTCGTCGTCGAGGCCGTCGACCACCTCGTGCTGGCGCTTCTCCGGCAGCTCCGACAGCGCGGCCGCGACGTCGGCCGGCCGCATCGACTCGAACACGGCGAGCAGGCCCTCGGTGCCCTGCCGGTCGGTGAGCGAGAGCCCCGTGACGGCCCGCCACGGCAGCACCTGTACCGGCTCGCGCCTGCCCAGCCGGTGGCGGCGGACGCGCACGGCGAGGCGCCCGACCACCCAGTCCCTCGAGCGGGTCGGCTCGATCGCGGCGTCGACGACTACGGCCTCCTCGCCGGTGTCGACGAGCCGGACCCGTGCGTCGAGCAGCTGGCCGACCAGTAGACCCTCGTTCGGGCGCTGCGCGAAGCCGCGGAGGCTGACTGAGCCCGTCGCGAGGGTGACGGCGGCGGGGTCGATCGCGGTGACCCGCAGCATCGGCACGAAGATGCGCCTCCGGGTGGCGA encodes:
- a CDS encoding magnesium transporter MgtE N-terminal domain-containing protein, which encodes MGIDRVFVARLVGLAVFGPDGERIGRVRDLVASLRVDANPPRVLGAVVELATRRRIFVPMLRVTAIDPAAVTLATGSVSLRGFAQRPNEGLLVGQLLDARVRLVDTGEEAVVVDAAIEPTRSRDWVVGRLAVRVRRHRLGRREPVQVLPWRAVTGLSLTDRQGTEGLLAVFESMRPADVAAALSELPEKRQHEVVDGLDDERLADVFEELSEADQRALLAHLSPERAADVLEAMAPDDAADLLHELPDAESDALLALMEPEESEPVRRLMSYSPHTAGGLMTPEPVILRPDATVAEALARIRNPDIPPALASMVFVCRPPSETPTGRYLGCAHAQRLLRAAPFELVAGVVDTELARLSPDATLGEVTRYFAAYNLVAGPVVDAEDHLLGAVTVDDVLDHLLPPDWRDRLTEPDDMTREASDA